The sequence TGAAGAAAATCTGCTGATAGTTGTAGGTGCTGAAAAAGTTCCAAGAGAGATTTATGAATTAGCAGACTATAATGTCGGAGTGGGTAGCCAACCACATTCAGAGATTAGTGCTTTAGCAATTCTTTTAGATCGTATACAAAAAGGTAAACAATTTGAGAAAGAGTTTCCTAATGCAAAAAGAAAGATCATTCCTACTAAAAAGGGCAAAAATGTACAAGTAAAAGAAACAAGGGATTAATAGTAGAAAATCAGAACTCATTAGAGTTGGTAGATAAATACGAAGATCCTTTTGTTAGAATCGCCTCAATGATTGGAGGAGATGAATATCTCAAAGTAGCAAGATCTCTTCTAAAAGCAGAAGATGCTACTGATGAAGAAATTGCTAGTTCTACAGGTCTTAGAATCAATATGGTAAGAAAAGTATTGTATGATCTATTTGGAAAGTCTCTCATTACTGGTATTAGAGTTAAAGATGAAAGAAAAGGATGGTTTGTCTACAGATGGAGAACTAGAAGAGAAGAAGTAGAGCATTTTATTGAAAATCAAAAAAAGAAAATCGATGAAAGATTACAACAGAGATTAGATTATGAGAATGCTTCAGATTTCTATCACTGTGGAAACGAAGATTGCCCTAGAGTGACATTTGAAAGTGCTCTTGATGGAATGTTCAAATGCCCATCATGTCAAAATGTTTTGAATCTAAAAAAGAATGATAAATCAAGAAAAGCATATCAAAAGAAAATTGACGAGATCAAACAAGATATGCAACAGACATTTTGATTAGATTAAAAATTTGAAAAGCAGGTTACTAGAATAAATAGGAGAAACCCTGTGAGAGATCCTTGAGTCAAATCACTACAGTAAATCCAACAACAGGTGAGGATATTACAAACTTTTCTGCAATGGATAAAAATCAAGTATTTGATTTAGTAGGAAAAGCAAAAAGAGCATATCCAGAATGGAAGAAAGATTATGAAAAACGGAGAAGTTACATTTACAATTTAGTTGAATATCTAAAGAAGAACAAAACAGAACTAGCAAAAGTAGCTACATCTGAAATGGGCAAGCCACTCAAAGAATCAATC comes from Nitrosopumilus oxyclinae and encodes:
- a CDS encoding transcription factor, which translates into the protein MVDKYEDPFVRIASMIGGDEYLKVARSLLKAEDATDEEIASSTGLRINMVRKVLYDLFGKSLITGIRVKDERKGWFVYRWRTRREEVEHFIENQKKKIDERLQQRLDYENASDFYHCGNEDCPRVTFESALDGMFKCPSCQNVLNLKKNDKSRKAYQKKIDEIKQDMQQTF